The segment AGTGTCTTCAAATGTCCCTGACAATGCAAATGATTTTAGGGATACAACTACAGATTATCCTACTACTGTGGCTccgaaaaatgaaaataacaattttctttctattttctcAAATGTTACTTTTATTCCTGGGAAGAATGGACTATCAGTTGATATGAATGTTAAACCCTTCGGTAATGAATCTTTTCAAATTCCCCCATCTCCTGCATTTACAGTTGGTGGTGATCCATGTCAAACACCTTGTATGCTAGATAATGAGTAAGTTTTATAATAGTATAGTTGATTAAGGTAATGAAATTAAAACTTATGCATGATTTATTGTAGGAGGAAAACCTTTACATGCAGAAAGAGATTCAGCAGTCAAACTCAGCCGTTATTAAATATTGGATATTGTACTCCTGTGTCTGGAGTTGGTCATGATGGATTGCCTTGTAAAGAAACGTGTAAATTAGAATCCGATGAAATTTGGAAATGTGGTCGTAATCAATTTTGTACTCCTGATCACCTTATCGAAACTGCATCGCAGgtaacattataaataatggaaggacaattattataaataatattcgcttttaaataattagtttaatgaACTCTCTCTTGTGAAAACAACTCAAGAACCAATTGATGGTATTCAATATTATCCTTTTAATCCTGTTGATGCAAAAGAATATGAAGATACTCCATTTGCTCAAGCATATACTGTCTTTGGTGACCCTTGTCAAGATGCATGTATACAACATTTAAATGAAAACTCAACcacttgtacaaaattaaattcacaaGAAAGGAGTCCATGTACTGTAAATTCAGGACTAACTCACAATGGTCGAATTTGTAAAGGACCTTGTCAAAAAGGTACAAATTCATACTTTTCCTGTCCAACTGCAAGGGGAAGCAATGATGGATATTGCACGCcaggatttttgattttaaaagccAATGAATGGTTTTTTGTGAATTCAATAAAggtatttgattatataatgcAGGAAAGTTAGgtcatattttcataatttcagGATGAAGAATCAACAACGATACAAGTTTTAGATCcatccaaaaataaatccaatattCCTTCTGTATCTTTTTTCCCATTCAATGTCGAAGAAGCAGAGGAGTACAAAAGTATACCCTTTGCTCAGGCGTATACTGCTTATGGAGAGACATGTCTAAATGCATGTATACAAGAGCCAACAGAAAAATTCACATCTTGTACAGTATTAGAAACAAACGAAAGAAAGCCTTGCAGTATTAATTCAGGGATAACCCATACCAGCCAATCTTGTAACGGGCCCTGTGTAAAAGGCGGAAAATCATACTTTTCGTGTCCAACAAACAACAAAGAGATTGGATACTGCACTCCTCGATTTTTGATTTCCAAGGCTAAAGAATGGAATTTCGTTAATAACTTCGGACTAGAAGAAAAGGTTTccgttgaaaaaataaataaaaatgcttcaGAAATCACAGTTGCTCCTGGATTTACTGTTTATGGGGAACCATGTATTAATACTTGCAAATATAGaggattaaattttgcatcatGCACAAAAAAGAATCCAAGCCCTACAGGTGAATGGAGCCAAATTGGCTATTGTACCGAAGAAATCGGCGTTACTCATACAGGAGAACCATGCCAAAGAGAGTGCAGAAAAAGAGGCTATGAATTTTATTGGTGTacacaaaagaataataaatttgggTATTGCACTCCAGACCAATTAATAGAGATATCTAAAAATTGGGATGGATTAATTGTAAGTAAAATTAGTATCAAAaacatttaagtaaaaaaaattatatagaaaaataatcgaattatactacaaatttaacataaaaatattaaaggaatataaaacAGAAAGCAAAACCGAAACTACAACAGACTCATTATGGAAATTTGAAGAAACAAACCTTGCAAAAACAACGACGATTAATCCCAACATTTATTCaggaaaaaatcaagaatatgaCAAAATTCCAAGTGCTATGGCTTATACTACATTTGGAGAACCATGTCAAGATGCCTGTAGACAACGATCAAATGAACTAATGAGCATGTGTACAAATATAAACTCCAACGAACGAAAGCCATGTTCCAATAGCTCTGGAATTACTTCTAAGGGGCAAACTTGTATAGGACCTTGTGAAAAAAGTGGAAATGATTTCTTTTCATGCCCAACTTCAGAGAAAAATGGATATTGTACTCCTGGATTCCTAGTCTTGAGAGCAAATGAATGGGCTTATGCTAATGGgttaaaggtattttttcttatcttcaATCAATTTCAACATTTCTGgcaacgttgtttttttttttctaaatattaattaggaGGATACAACAACAGGCACAGATTCTCCGATTTTATTGCCAAATGTATCTTCTATTTCGTTCTATCCGTTCAATTTGGATGAGGCCAAAGATTATGAGAACGTTTCCCTTGCTCCAGGTTACACTGCTTTTGGAGAACCTTGTCAAGATGCATGCAGTAAAAAAGATGGAGATAGTACAACTTCATGTACTAAACTAGATTCTGATCAACGAGGTCCTTGTACAATTAGTTCAGGAATAACTCATAATGGTCAGACTTGTGAAGGTACTTGTGAGAAAAAAGGAAACTCTTTCTTCACATGTGACACAAAGGAAGGTAATGGAATTGGGTATTGTACACCTGGGTTCCTGGTTTTGAAAGCCAATGAATGGGATTTTGCTAATAAGAACAACAAAGTAagttatttaagtaaataataattaaaaagttaataacatTTTGTACTATAGAATGATACAAAGACCCCTGTTCCCTACTTCCCATTTAATATCGATGATGCAAGATCATATAACGATATTCCAAGTGCTGTGGCTTATACCACATATGGAGAACCATGTCAAGATTCCTGTAGACAACGATCAAATGAACTAATGAGCATGTGTACCAAGATGAATTCCAACGAACGAAAGCCATGTTCCAATAGCTCTGGAATTACTTCTAAGGGACAAACTTGTATAGGACCttgtgaaaaaagtaaaaatgattatttcacATGCCCAActtcagaaaaaaatggatactGTACTCCTGGATTCCTAGTCTTGAGAGCTAATGAATGGGCTTATGCTAATGGGTTAAAGGTACTTTTGTTATCTTCAATCAATTTCAACATTTCTGgcaacgttttttttttttctaaatattaattaggaGGATACACCAACAGGCACAGATTCTCCGATTTTATTGCCAAATGTATCTACCATTTCGTTCAATCCATTCAATTTGGATGAGGCTAAAGATTATGAGAATATCCCCCTTGCTCCAGCATATACTGCTTTCGGAGAACCTTGTCAAGATTCATGCAGTAAAAAAGGTGGAGAGAGTACAACTTCATGTACTAAATTGGATTCTAATCAACGAGGTCCTTGTACAATTAGTTCTGGAATAACTCATAATGGTCAGACTTGTGAAGGTCCTTGTGAGAAAAAAGGAAACTCTTTCTTCACATGTGACACAAAAGAAGGTAATGGAATTGGGTATTGTACACCTGGGTTCCTGGTTTTGAAAGCCAATGAATGGGACTTTGCTAATAAGAACAATAAAGTAAGTTATTTAAGTAAACAGCCATTAAACAGTTAATAGTATATTGTACTATAGAATGATCCCGAGACCCCTGTTTCCTACTTTCCTTTAAATATCGATGATGCCCGATCATATAAAGATATTCCAAGTGCTATGGCTTACACTGCATATGGAGAACCATGTCAAGATGACTGTAGACAACGGTCAAATGAACTATCAACCATGTGTACCAAGATTAATTCTAAAGAGCGAAAACCATGTACCATTAGTTCTGGAATTACTTCTGATGGACAAACATGTAAAGGACCTTGTGAAAAACAAGGAAATGATTTCTTTACATGTCCAACTTCAGAAGAAAATGGATACTGTACTCCTGAATTCCTTGTTTTGAGAGCAAATGAATGGGCTTATGCTAAtggattaaatgtaattattttttgttatgttctATTAATTTCAACATTTCTTATAACGTTTCTTTAATTCTAAATATGATTTAGGAGGATACAACATCAAGCACAAATTCGCCGATTTTATGGCCAAATTTCTCTTCCATTTCCTTCTATCCCTTCAATTTGGATGAGGCTAAAGATTATGAGAATGTCCCCCTTGCTCCAGCATACACTGCTTATGGAGAACCTTGTCAAGATTCATGCAGTAAGAAAAACGGAGAAAGTACAACTTCATGCACTAAATTAGATTCTAATCAACGGGGTCCTTGTACAATTAACTCTGGTATTACCAGTGCTGGATATTCTTGTCAAGGATCATGTAAAAAAGGAGATAATGCTTATTTTTCGTGTCCAAATGAAGTACAATTTGAAAATGGTTATTGTACTCCAACTTTCTTAAATTTGAAATCGAATCAATGGAGTTTCTCTAACGTatgtattcttcaaaaaagCATGAAATATCCAGCCTGCTCAtttgtaatacaatatataatcttgtaaaatggtatataaagaataattactTAAAGAAAAGATGAATTAGTaatgtaactaaatattttactttttgcatttttacaagagtatatttcaatttatatctaACTACAATTTGGAGATAATTTTTACTGCccttttttgtatgttattgtttttactaTCGATAACATGTTTAATAAGGAAGGGACAagatatttagttatattcttaaaataatgtaCCTACATGATACGTAAAAAAATTTCCCCATATAGTCTTAAGTCAAGAATTTATGATTCAGTCCCatgattatgtaaatatttcaagttattaataatttagtcgagtcgaaaatgtcattttattgaTGAAGATCGCGattaactgtttttttatagttatgttGCAAATTAAGAttctataattatgtttaaattatttgcaatcTTTGGAGGAGATTAAATTGCTCATGTAATGTCATATTCATACATTTTGAATTCTAAATCATACTCCATTTCAATGTGCAAAGTAATTTAGTTCTAACATTAAGaaactatgtttaaaatattaatataaattaatcattattaattttaggaTGATCAAGAATCAATAACAATCACTTCTAAGATAAAAGAAGATGAATCTTATTCATCAACAGGTTCTCCCATTCAAGCAAATTTCTCTTCCATTTCGTTCCATCCCTTCAATTATGACGAGGCCAAAGATTATGAGAATATCCCTTCTGCTCCAGCATATACTGCTTTCGGAGAACCTTGTCAAGATACATGCAGTAAAAAAGATGGTGAAAGTACAACTTCATGTACTAAATTAGATTCTGATCAACGAGGTCCTTGTACAATTAGTTCCGGAATAACTCATAATGGTCAGACTTGTGAAGGTCCTTGTGAGAAAAAAGGAAACTCTTTCTTCGCATGTGACACAAAAGAAGGTAATGGAATTGGGTATTGTACACCTGGGTTCCTGGTTTTGAAAGCCAATGAATGGGATTTTGGTAATAAGAACAACAAAGTAAGTCATTTAAGTAAACAACACTTccacaattaataatatattttatcatagaaTTCGGAGAGGCCTGTTTCCTACTTTCCTTTTAATATAGATGAAGCCAGATCATATAATGATATTCCAAGTGCTATGGCTTACACTGCATATGGAGAACCATGTCAAGATGTATGTAGTCAAAAGTCAAATGAACTATCAACCATGTGTACCAAGATTGATTCTAACGAGCGAAAGCCATGTACTATTAGCTCTGGAATTACTTCTGATGGACAAACTTGTAAAGGACCATGTGAAAAACGAGGAAATGATTACTTCACATGTCCAACTTCTGAGGAAAATGGATACTGTACTCCTGGATTCCTTATTTTAAGAGCAAATGAATGGGCTTATGCTAATGGATTaaacgtaattattattattttttttatgtttttttttttttattataaatattatttaggagGATATAACATCAGGTACTGATTCACCAATTTCATGGCCAAATTTCTCTTCCATTTCCTTTCATCCGTTCAATTTGGATGAGGCCAAAGATTATGAGAACGTTTCCCTTGCTCCAGGTTACACTGCTTTTGGAGAACCTTGTCAAGATGCATGCAGTAAAAAAGATGGAGAGAGTACAACTTCATGTACTAAATTAGATTCTGATCAACGAGGTCCTTGTACAATTAGTTCCGGAATAACTCATAATGGTCAGACTTGTGAAGGTGCTTGTGAGAAAAAAGGAAACTCTTTCTTCACATGTGACACAATGGAAAGTAATGGAATTGGATATTGTACACCTGGATTCCTTGTTTTGAAAGCTAATCAATGGGACTTtgctaataaaaacaataaagtaaGTGAATTCACCCATTAGCTACCATGATCCCCAAATTGAGACcacaaattttcaatcattttttatcagtaaaaatCATCTTTATAAT is part of the Lepeophtheirus salmonis chromosome 7, UVic_Lsal_1.4, whole genome shotgun sequence genome and harbors:
- the LOC121121955 gene encoding uncharacterized protein isoform X1 produces the protein MIYLSYCLLICVVSVLRVSSTTEGSGSNEDEAALYIKEQDRQNSELSPTTPPEIIYWASWKKNITVYDKNGMAWYCYTYRQSHCSPLSPIAKASNSINRQKSTSGKGKVFLDGEYNQVNGTVINIDSKMNLKGGNYYPLFPEHDISGEGRHPTSSVDFRGITKVSSDKMTTQAPSNFYYDPKTSAPISLTTYTSDQSRGNTNQNYPQTQSPFYGNTQFPEQYPISSTNTFTPVRPVPRGIPFPNVGRRTPLGDGYYYNNDGEVRNRSTVPTIWRIIKTVTRHRPTTVPTSVFFVNEKHNTVTPSSTYSQAHSGINLSILGDKSLSTTGVTLSPPNPTTHKAYPSSEFDENWQSQDTSNTLIWSNSRDLDTNNGRFNKDPNTHSESNDRKKDTKTILTTGSKDFSELSPLTPENDYTTESYDPFEWNQSTPDESVFGARLSPPTVRYISTTTTSPQYDDGNLSLFPPEKEFSSQMENKNKNNNPNIGSNRPEYQGNPRGFDTGFTFNEQKNAQANKEGDFSSQGTTPNSLFSQVTFKWKDEINKEDSETVIDPKVPVFDPKEQTETDSTTPVAFSDEFPSSEEEGNNKNDLNIPIFVNNGDDQIIESSTKRLDEKILLVDGISVNQGTTTVSYTFTESKTTPGKKEPVGKFDGQKQYENSRDSISTDKPIRDDIDFGSISEETFIRNTPTPTSEQNAEEIGFTKNTADPLSRTTERTFDSNSKDRTASKEGELETNSEGRNNQNNAFDEILTAITSTTFSPLPFDDTTEFVPIEKDRDTSSTNFQNEVGNKTFISNPTEKNSATVPIDFAGTTTSPNVFIVSHGKSGEIDVSTLANNIEEGTESILDFSNYDTTTITSVPNIEVSSNVPDNANDFRDTTTDYPTTVAPKNENNNFLSIFSNVTFIPGKNGLSVDMNVKPFGNESFQIPPSPAFTVGGDPCQTPCMLDNERKTFTCRKRFSSQTQPLLNIGYCTPVSGVGHDGLPCKETCKLESDEIWKCGRNQFCTPDHLIETASQFNELSLVKTTQEPIDGIQYYPFNPVDAKEYEDTPFAQAYTVFGDPCQDACIQHLNENSTTCTKLNSQERSPCTVNSGLTHNGRICKGPCQKGTNSYFSCPTARGSNDGYCTPGFLILKANEWFFVNSIKDEESTTIQVLDPSKNKSNIPSVSFFPFNVEEAEEYKSIPFAQAYTAYGETCLNACIQEPTEKFTSCTVLETNERKPCSINSGITHTSQSCNGPCVKGGKSYFSCPTNNKEIGYCTPRFLISKAKEWNFVNNFGLEEKVSVEKINKNASEITVAPGFTVYGEPCINTCKYRGLNFASCTKKNPSPTGEWSQIGYCTEEIGVTHTGEPCQRECRKRGYEFYWCTQKNNKFGYCTPDQLIEISKNWDGLIEYKTESKTETTTDSLWKFEETNLAKTTTINPNIYSGKNQEYDKIPSAMAYTTFGEPCQDACRQRSNELMSMCTNINSNERKPCSNSSGITSKGQTCIGPCEKSGNDFFSCPTSEKNGYCTPGFLVLRANEWAYANGLKEDTTTGTDSPILLPNVSSISFYPFNLDEAKDYENVSLAPGYTAFGEPCQDACSKKDGDSTTSCTKLDSDQRGPCTISSGITHNGQTCEGTCEKKGNSFFTCDTKEGNGIGYCTPGFLVLKANEWDFANKNNKNDTKTPVPYFPFNIDDARSYNDIPSAVAYTTYGEPCQDSCRQRSNELMSMCTKMNSNERKPCSNSSGITSKGQTCIGPCEKSKNDYFTCPTSEKNGYCTPGFLVLRANEWAYANGLKEDTPTGTDSPILLPNVSTISFNPFNLDEAKDYENIPLAPAYTAFGEPCQDSCSKKGGESTTSCTKLDSNQRGPCTISSGITHNGQTCEGPCEKKGNSFFTCDTKEGNGIGYCTPGFLVLKANEWDFANKNNKNDPETPVSYFPLNIDDARSYKDIPSAMAYTAYGEPCQDDCRQRSNELSTMCTKINSKERKPCTISSGITSDGQTCKGPCEKQGNDFFTCPTSEENGYCTPEFLVLRANEWAYANGLNEDTTSSTNSPILWPNFSSISFYPFNLDEAKDYENVPLAPAYTAYGEPCQDSCSKKNGESTTSCTKLDSNQRGPCTINSGITSAGYSCQGSCKKGDNAYFSCPNEVQFENGYCTPTFLNLKSNQWSFSNDDQESITITSKIKEDESYSSTGSPIQANFSSISFHPFNYDEAKDYENIPSAPAYTAFGEPCQDTCSKKDGESTTSCTKLDSDQRGPCTISSGITHNGQTCEGPCEKKGNSFFACDTKEGNGIGYCTPGFLVLKANEWDFGNKNNKNSERPVSYFPFNIDEARSYNDIPSAMAYTAYGEPCQDVCSQKSNELSTMCTKIDSNERKPCTISSGITSDGQTCKGPCEKRGNDYFTCPTSEENGYCTPGFLILRANEWAYANGLNEDITSGTDSPISWPNFSSISFHPFNLDEAKDYENVSLAPGYTAFGEPCQDACSKKDGESTTSCTKLDSDQRGPCTISSGITHNGQTCEGACEKKGNSFFTCDTMESNGIGYCTPGFLVLKANQWDFANKNNKIDLESPVSYFPFNIDEARSYNNIPSAMAYTAYGEPCQDACRQRSNELSAMCTKMNSNERKPCTISSRITSNGQICKGPCEKRENDFFSCPTSEENGYCTPGFLVLRANEWAYANGLNENKTSGTDSPISWPNLSSISFHPFNLDEAEDYKNVPLAPGYTAFGESCQDTCSKKDGENTTSCTKLDSDQRGPCTISSGITHNGQTCEGTCEKKGNSFFTCDTKEGNGIGYCTPGFLVLKANQWDFANKNNNNNPESPVPYFPFNIDEARSYNNIPSAMAYTAYGEPCQDACRQRSNELSAMCTKMNSNERKPCTISSRITSNGQICKGPCEKRENDFFFMSNFRRKWILYSWIPCFESQ
- the LOC121121955 gene encoding uncharacterized protein isoform X2, yielding MIYLSYCLLICVVSVLRVSSTTEGSGSNEDEAALYIKEQDRQNSELSPTTPPEIIYWASWKKNITVYDKNGMAWYCYTYRQSHCSPLSPIAKASNSINRQKSTSGKGKVFLDGEYNQVNGTVINIDSKMNLKGGNYYPLFPEHDISGEGRHPTSSVDFRGITKVSSDKMTTQAPSNFYYDPKTSAPISLTTYTSDQSRGNTNQNYPQTQSPFYGNTQFPEQYPISSTNTFTPVRPVPRGIPFPNVGRRTPLGDGYYYNNDGEVRNRSTVPTIWRIIKTVTRHRPTTVPTSVFFVNEKHNTVTPSSTYSQAHSGINLSILGDKSLSTTGVTLSPPNPTTHKAYPSSEFDENWQSQDTSNTLIWSNSRDLDTNNGRFNKDPNTHSESNDRKKDTKTILTTGSKDFSELSPLTPENDYTTESYDPFEWNQSTPDESVFGARLSPPTVRYISTTTTSPQYDDGNLSLFPPEKEFSSQMENKNKNNNPNIGSNRPEYQGNPRGFDTGFTFNEQKNAQANKEGDFSSQGTTPNSLFSQVTFKWKDEINKEDSETVIDPKVPVFDPKEQTETDSTTPVAFSDEFPSSEEEGNNKNDLNIPIFVNNGDDQIIESSTKRLDEKILLVDGISVNQGTTTVSYTFTESKTTPGKKEPVGKFDGQKQYENSRDSISTDKPIRDDIDFGSISEETFIRNTPTPTSEQNAEEIGFTKNTADPLSRTTERTFDSNSKDRTASKEGELETNSEGRNNQNNAFDEILTAITSTTFSPLPFDDTTEFVPIEKDRDTSSTNFQNEVGNKTFISNPTEKNSATVPIDFAGTTTSPNVFIVSHGKSGEIDVSTLANNIEEGTESILDFSNYDTTTITSVPNIEVSSNVPDNANDFRDTTTDYPTTVAPKNENNNFLSIFSNVTFIPGKNGLSVDMNVKPFGNESFQIPPSPAFTVGGDPCQTPCMLDNERKTFTCRKRFSSQTQPLLNIGYCTPVSGVGHDGLPCKETCKLESDEIWKCGRNQFCTPDHLIETASQFNELSLVKTTQEPIDGIQYYPFNPVDAKEYEDTPFAQAYTVFGDPCQDACIQHLNENSTTCTKLNSQERSPCTVNSGLTHNGRICKGPCQKGTNSYFSCPTARGSNDGYCTPGFLILKANEWFFVNSIKDEESTTIQVLDPSKNKSNIPSVSFFPFNVEEAEEYKSIPFAQAYTAYGETCLNACIQEPTEKFTSCTVLETNERKPCSINSGITHTSQSCNGPCVKGGKSYFSCPTNNKEIGYCTPRFLISKAKEWNFVNNFGLEEKVSVEKINKNASEITVAPGFTVYGEPCINTCKYRGLNFASCTKKNPSPTGEWSQIGYCTEEIGVTHTGEPCQRECRKRGYEFYWCTQKNNKFGYCTPDQLIEISKNWDGLIEYKTESKTETTTDSLWKFEETNLAKTTTINPNIYSGKNQEYDKIPSAMAYTTFGEPCQDACRQRSNELMSMCTNINSNERKPCSNSSGITSKGQTCIGPCEKSGNDFFSCPTSEKNGYCTPGFLVLRANEWAYANGLKEDTTTGTDSPILLPNVSSISFYPFNLDEAKDYENVSLAPGYTAFGEPCQDACSKKDGDSTTSCTKLDSDQRGPCTISSGITHNGQTCEGTCEKKGNSFFTCDTKEGNGIGYCTPGFLVLKANEWDFANKNNKNDTKTPVPYFPFNIDDARSYNDIPSAVAYTTYGEPCQDSCRQRSNELMSMCTKMNSNERKPCSNSSGITSKGQTCIGPCEKSKNDYFTCPTSEKNGYCTPGFLVLRANEWAYANGLKEDTPTGTDSPILLPNVSTISFNPFNLDEAKDYENIPLAPAYTAFGEPCQDSCSKKGGESTTSCTKLDSNQRGPCTISSGITHNGQTCEGPCEKKGNSFFTCDTKEGNGIGYCTPGFLVLKANEWDFANKNNKNDPETPVSYFPLNIDDARSYKDIPSAMAYTAYGEPCQDDCRQRSNELSTMCTKINSKERKPCTISSGITSDGQTCKGPCEKQGNDFFTCPTSEENGYCTPEFLVLRANEWAYANGLNEDTTSSTNSPILWPNFSSISFYPFNLDEAKDYENVPLAPAYTAYGEPCQDSCSKKNGESTTSCTKLDSNQRGPCTINSGITSAGYSCQGSCKKGDNAYFSCPNEVQFENGYCTPTFLNLKSNQWSFSNDDQESITITSKIKEDESYSSTGSPIQANFSSISFHPFNYDEAKDYENIPSAPAYTAFGEPCQDTCSKKDGESTTSCTKLDSDQRGPCTISSGITHNGQTCEGPCEKKGNSFFACDTKEGNGIGYCTPGFLVLKANEWDFGNKNNKNSERPVSYFPFNIDEARSYNDIPSAMAYTAYGEPCQDVCSQKSNELSTMCTKIDSNERKPCTISSGITSDGQTCKGPCEKRGNDYFTCPTSEENGYCTPGFLILRANEWAYANGLNEDITSGTDSPISWPNFSSISFHPFNLDEAKDYENVSLAPGYTAFGEPCQDACSKKDGESTTSCTKLDSDQRGPCTISSGITHNGQTCEGACEKKGNSFFTCDTMESNGIGYCTPGFLVLKANQWDFANKNNKLM